Below is a window of Nitrospinota bacterium DNA.
AACCCCCCATATCCACTTGGTTTTCGAAGATACAGGCCCGGGTGTGGAGCCTCAAGAATTGGAAAAGATATTCAAGCCTTTTTTTACAACCAAACCTCTGGGAACAGGCTTGGGACTCGCTATCTGTCAAAATATCATTATGGAGCATAAGGGAAGGATATGGGCAGAAAATGGAAGCAAAGGGGGTATGAAGTTTCATATTGTTCTGCCTAAAAGACAGGAGAATATATGAAGTCTAAAATCTTGATTGTTGATGATGAAAAGATTGTTAGAGAAACCCTGAAAGAAGCGTTCATGGAGCAGGGCTATGATGTGAGGGAAGCATCTTCCGGAAAAGAGGGAGTGAAAGAATTTAACCGTTTCGAGCCTGATTTAGTCATTCTGGATCTTGTTTTAGGGGATAGCGATGGAATAGAAATTCTAAAGGAAATGAAAAATAGCGATTCTGAGGTTCATGTGATTATTATCACGGCTTATGGAGATATTGAAGAGGCTGTTGAGGCGGGGAAGTTTGGCGCATCTGATTTTGTCAAAAAACCCTATGAACTTGAAGAGATGCTGAGTCGCGTCCGTAGTACCTTGGATACACGTAGCCTCAAACGCCGCCTCCATTATATGGAAGGCAAGGAGAAGAGGGAATTTGAAGAAGGAAAGATTATGGGGGAATCTCCACAAATAAGAGAGGTTTTGGAAACCGCAAAAAAAATCAGTCAAACTGAATTGCCCAGTACAGTTCTGATTACAGGAGAGAGTGGTACAGGAAAGCAGATGTTGGCTAGGGCTTTGCATTACGGGTCTTCTCGCTCAACGCAGCCTTTTATCGAGTGCAACTGCAGCGCCATTCCTGAAACCCTTATTGAGAGTGAGCTTTTTGGGTGCGAAAAGGGGGCTTATACAGACGCAAAAGAAAGAAGAGCTGGACTAGTGGAATTAGCCGATCGAGGAACGCTCTTCTTGGATGAAATTGGTGATATGGCTCTTCCCCTTCAGGCCAAAATGTTAAAATTTATTGAAGAGAAAAAATTTCGCCGACTGGGTTCGACAAAACTAATTGAGGTCGATACACGTTTCATCGTAGCAACCAACAAAGATCTGAGGCAGTTGATAGAAGAGGAAAAATTTCGGGCAGACCTTTATTACCGTCTGAATGTTGTCTCCTTAGCTCTGCCTCCTCTGAGAGAGAGAGAAAATGATCTTCTTTTATTAGCTGAGCACTTTCTTAAGAGGTATAACAAAGTCTTTGGTAAAGACTTTCAAGGCATCTCAGAATCAGTGAAAGAGGTTTTTCTTGAATACAGTTGGCCGGGCAATATCAGAGAACTTAAAAACTTTATGGAAAGAGTTGTTCTTTTAGAAAAAGGTCCAGAGATTACAATCGAGCATCTCCCTCAGGAAATGATAGGCGGCGTCTTGGTAGGGAATATTCTGGATAAGAGTGAACCGAAACGTCAGATATATTCCCTTGAGGAGTTAGAAGCTGTTTATGTCCAAAGAGTTCTCCAGTTTTGTCAGAGCAACAAAACAAAGGCTGCAAAGCTTTTAGGAATTGATCGTCATACACTTGACAAAAAGTTAAAAAAGCATTGAGAGCAAATAAAAATTTTTTCTAAGATTTAGAAAACGAATAATAAATTCTTGGTGTTTTTTTCTAAAAAAAGAGATAAGGAGCCCTAAAAAAGAACCTCTCATATCTCTAGATCGATTTAGAGAAATCAATTTTTAGTCTCGTCTTATTCCTTCCTATTTTTTTATACAATAATAGTTTTCTAAAAACACCAGCCATTTGAAGCAAAAAGACAATTTCTTTGATTAAAGCTCTTTTAAAGTAAATAGAAAGATGGATGGTCAATATTTTACCAATTACCTATGAGTGGCTTTTTTAAAGCCACTCTTTTCCCTTCTTTTCAAACCTGCCTTT
It encodes the following:
- a CDS encoding sigma-54 dependent transcriptional regulator; this translates as MKSKILIVDDEKIVRETLKEAFMEQGYDVREASSGKEGVKEFNRFEPDLVILDLVLGDSDGIEILKEMKNSDSEVHVIIITAYGDIEEAVEAGKFGASDFVKKPYELEEMLSRVRSTLDTRSLKRRLHYMEGKEKREFEEGKIMGESPQIREVLETAKKISQTELPSTVLITGESGTGKQMLARALHYGSSRSTQPFIECNCSAIPETLIESELFGCEKGAYTDAKERRAGLVELADRGTLFLDEIGDMALPLQAKMLKFIEEKKFRRLGSTKLIEVDTRFIVATNKDLRQLIEEEKFRADLYYRLNVVSLALPPLRERENDLLLLAEHFLKRYNKVFGKDFQGISESVKEVFLEYSWPGNIRELKNFMERVVLLEKGPEITIEHLPQEMIGGVLVGNILDKSEPKRQIYSLEELEAVYVQRVLQFCQSNKTKAAKLLGIDRHTLDKKLKKH